One Gossypium hirsutum isolate 1008001.06 chromosome A08, Gossypium_hirsutum_v2.1, whole genome shotgun sequence genomic window, AAATGGAGAAGGGATCAAAACTGTGACAAGCTTGAAGTCCGTCTTCAAGGTATATTTAcacaatacatacatatatatattatatccatTAGTGAtcttaaaatgagaaaaattTACTGATTACTATAGGATTCAAAAGGCAGCAATTGAAAATTCAGATTCACAGTTCTGGGATCTTGGAAATTTCTGGAGAACGTCTAATGGAAGAAGGTAAATCGAAAAGAACAATAAGCAGATTCAGGAAAGAATTCCCAATTTCAGAAGATTATCAACGAACCCAAATTCATGCAAAGTTCTATAACGGCATTCTTCATCTCGTAATGCCTAAACAAATTCCCACCATTTCTGCTGCCGCTGATGAGAATAATGATGGTAAAGCTTCAAGTAGTGGCACATCATATCTAACTTgtttaatgaataataaaaatatggcTTTGGAAATCATGGTATTAGCAATTTCTTTGGCAATTGTTGGGGCTTATGTAAAGAAATATTGTCAATGTTCTTTGCAATAAAAGTTGTacttaatttgaaatttcaaCATCACATATATGTATCCAAACAGTGTGGTTAATCTACCTTGTCAAGAATAGAAACAATTAGGAAGCACTTTTAAGTACCACCGGGTGGCTTTAGACATGATTAAGGAGCTGAATGTGTTTAGCCAGCTCCTTGCTTTTATGAGATTAGCAATTTGTCATCTGTCTTACACACACGTTTCTTGCTTTTATGCTAAATAtgaataaaacattttattattctagaaaaACACTCGAAGATGATCAGCTGTGAAGATGATGACGATGGATTAATCCGAGTCGTTGAGATCAACACTTTTATAAATTTCGACAACCCAAGCTCAAACAAGTGTTTCTCAAATGCATTCTTTAGATGAAAACCTACCTTTCAGTGTCACATCTTTCAAGAATTTCCTACAAtaaacaatatatttatatttgaaaatatgatatttagatgaaaaattaaataaagacttCAATTACCAGCATTCGATTACGTATTTTTCGAGATGGAGACGAAGCAAAGCAGCAAAGGGGACTCCATCTTCATTTTGAAGGAATATTTACCGACTGATGCAAGGCCGTAAGATCTTTGGGTGAGACCATCTTGGTCGGTGATTTGGTTATTCGATCAACAATGGAAGGGGGTGTCTGGGTTATTGGTGGGGAGCTTAGAGACGGTCTCGGAAACCAACAGCGTACCAGGAGTGTCGGCGGCTTTGGCTATGATCTCTAACAAGCCGAGATAAACGGAGACTTTCAAAGTGAAAGGGAGTGATGAAATGGAAGCTAAATGCATGGCTTGCAAAACATCAGCTTCTTCTTCATGATTTGATGAACTGCAGAACAGTGAAGAATCATCCGTGGCAGTTGAATATGTtagagaaagaagatgaatatATTCAAAACAGCTGATCCGGTATGAAAGAGAGGATCAAATAAGAAGAACAAGCAATTTTCGTTGCGTTTGGGAAGAGAACTTCGGGAAATTTgattgattttataaaaaaaacccgATATTTTATGGTGTTTGAATGATCAAATTTtcttcaaataaattttaaagaattgtTTTAAAACTAAGTTAGAAAAATGTAGGAattaaatttttaggttgttacttaaaataaatttattgtatTTAGATATGACTGAGGATATATGGACGAGGATGAAGTTTTGGAGGTTCAATAGGTAGAAGGTCACACAACatcataatcaatttttagttCGATGGTACGATGATGAAGGATGTGGAAATCAAGAAATTCGAAATAAGAGTTATTAATGTCAAATGTTGTAGGTGAAAGCTATACTTATCACTTAACAAATTTGACGAGAATTAATGAGTAAGGCcatatgttaaataaaatttattgtttataaaataaactaaaaaatgaaaagtttaaatatgggttaataaaataaaaatgtcgaaaaatagatatttatttatttataattttgtatatatttttaccaaaataaatttttaaatattttttagttttaaattttaagaagtaaaattaaattgataaaatgtataaaattaaatattatatttattaattttttagaattaagattaaattaatagaatttataaatatCGGAGAGCTAAACTTAtcattatatcaattaaaaaaatcactATTAATAAATTAACGTGAAAAGTGaccataatattaaattttaataacattaataattaaaataaaaatttataaatatgataGAAACCATTatctataaaatttataaatatgataGAAACCACTATCTATAAAATATTCGAAAGAGGCAAGTTATGAAAGGAGTGACTCGGTTCAACGATTTGCAAAATCTCTtaaattattgtttaaaaaaataatataataaaatattaatattgtaacAGGTctgctgtaacacccctacccgtattcattgttggaatagggtacgaggcattgccagagtttacgaattaatttaatttttttttaaactcaatataacccctttatagatatctaaccttcgctgcaattttaaaccgaaactcatccaaatcaaccaatccaattcaacatattttcaagatagattcatgcatatttataataTAACCTCATCACACAacaaaaccaagatttgttagtCATACCATTGGCTAACCTTATAttcatttcacagaatcatttacttaattagcttatacatgccattgatttccaaaataaggtttctttatataccgaagtcctgaggttgatagtgtgatgtatctccgaccaaatccgacctccgagctctt contains:
- the LOC107936299 gene encoding inactive protein RESTRICTED TEV MOVEMENT 2, with product MQASKETSYEDFEPLCKWRRDQNCDKLEVRLQGFKRQQLKIQIHSSGILEISGERLMEEGKSKRTISRFRKEFPISEDYQRTQIHAKFYNGILHLVMPKQIPTISAAADENNDGKASSSGTSYLTCLMNNKNMALEIMVLAISLAIVGAYVKKYCQCSLQ